A region of the Sphingobium yanoikuyae genome:
GCGAAACCGAGAATTTTCATCCGCGTGAAGAGATGGCGGGCCATGCTGCCGGGCAGCCGGGCGAGGGCTGAAGCGCGCACAGCGAACGGCCGGCGCGACACGGTCGGCCGCCCTCACATGTTTGGAGAGGCTAGAGATGTCGATATTATATGATGACGCACAGCAGGCGATCGGCGGAGAGGCCGTTCGTATTCTGGCCGACCGGACGCGCAGCGAGACGCTGAAGGCATTGCTGGAAACGACGGGGCGCTATGACATGCGCTTCTGGGAAACCTGCAAGGAGCAGGGTTGGACCGCCGTCGGCATACCAGAGGTGTTTGGCGGTATCGGTCTGGGTCTGGTCGAACTGGGGCTCATCGCAGAGGCCATTGGGCAGGTCGCTGGCGGCGCGCCTTTTCTCGGCACCGGCCACGGCGTGGCCCAAGCCATTTTGCGCTACGGCTCGGACGCGTTAAAAGAGCGCTGGCTGCCGACATTGGCAAGTGGCGAAACGATCGGTGCGGTCGCTTTTGCTGAAGGCGCCGATATGCTGCCATCGGAGCCGGCTTTGCGCCTTACGCACGGCCGCCTTGTCGGAGCGAAGCCGGCGGTTTGCGCTGGCGCCGTCGCCCAGGTCGCGCTCGTGCTGGCTTCGGGCAAACAGGGTCCAGTTCTCGCGCTGGTTGAACTGGCTGGGGACGGGGTAACGCGGAATATGGTCCACACTTTCGACAATAGCCGCTGCACGGCCGACCTGCACTTCGATGGCGTGGAAGCGTCCGTCCTGACCGGCGAGGGTGCGCTGCTTGCGGCCCGCGCTGTGCTGGAACTGCAGGCCGTCGTGACCGCGCATGAACAGGTGGGCGGGGCCGAGGCGATGCTGGGCAAGGCGCGCGACTATGCGATGGATCGCCGCGCCTTTGGCCAGTTGATCGGTGGATTCCAGTCCGTGAAGCACCGTATTGCCGAGGGTTATGTTCTGGTGGAACTGGCTCGCGCCAATGCCATCCATGCTGCGGCTTCCGAAGGCGAAGCCGATTTCGGCCGCCATGCCGCTGCGGCGCGGCTGTCTGCAACCGAAGCTTATGATAGCGTTTCGCGCGATGCGACACAGGTGCACGGTGGCATTGGCGTCACTTGGGAAGCCGACCTTCACCTGCATCAGCGCCGCGCGCGGACGCTTGCGATCGAGAATGGCCCCGCCTTGTTCTGGGAAGATGCCCTGGTAGACTATCTGGTGGAAGAGGCCGCATGAGTATCGATCTGGAAATCTATCGCGCCGACGCGAAGGCATGGCTCGAAACGAAAGCCATGGAGTTCGGGCACGCCGCGCGCCGGGGCCTGTCCGAAGAGGAAGATCTGACACTCGGCCGGCGCTGGCAGGCGGAAAAATTCGCGGCGGGCTATTCAGCCATCAACTGGTCCAAGGAGCATGGAGGCCAGGGACTAGGTGCGTTGGAGAAACTCGCCTTCGAACAGGAAGAGATGAAGCACAGCTTTCCGAACGACTATTTCGGCGTCAGTCTCGGGATGCCGGTGCCCATCATGCTGCGTTATGTGAAGGGGGATTGGGCGCGCGAACGCGCGACCAAGGCGTTGAAGGGGGAGGAGATCTGGTGCCAACTCTTTTCCGAGCCGGCTGCGGGATCGGATCTTGCCGGCCTGCGGACGCGGGCGGATCGCGACGACGCCGCCGGGGACTGGATAATCAACGGCCAGAAATTGTGGACCACCTGGGCGCAATATGCCGATTATGGCGTCATCGTCGCGCGCAGCGATCCGACGGTAGCCAAGCATCGGGGTCTTACCTATTTCTGGGTCAACATGAAGTCTCCCGGTGTCACGGTCAGGCCGGTCAGGCTGGCGGAAGGACGTTCCGAGGTAAATGAGGTCTTCTTCGACGACGTCCGAATTGCCGATAGCCAGAGGCTGGGTTCGGTCGGCGGTGGTTTTGGCGTGGCCATGGAGACGCTGATGATCGAGCGCTACCAGGCGACCGATCCGGCTGGATTCGGCCCACCCATCGACCTGTTCGTCGAGGAAGCGAAGACGATCCGCATCGGTGGCAAGTCCGCGATCGAAGACGGGCGCGTGCGGGAACGCATTGCCCGAACCTATGCCGCGCAATCCGCTCTGGCGGCAATCCATCGCAGGGCTTTGCTCAGTCTGGCTGCCGGTATGCAGCCTGGCCCTGAAGGATCGGTCCATAAACTGGTATCTGTCCGCACCCGTCAAAAGTTGAGCGAATTCGCGATGGATCTCAAGGGCGTCGATGGGATGCGCTATGATGAGGATAAGACGCGCAAGGAAAGCTGGTCGAAAAGCTGGATGACCGCGCCCACCGGCCGCATCGCGGGGGGCGCGGACGAAATGCTGCTCAATACAATCGCTGAAAAGATATTGGGGCTGCCGCAGGACCACAGGCCGGACAAGGGTGTCGCCTTTAACGACTTTCCACGCTGACCACCCGATGACTGATATGGGGTATACATGCCGCCACGGGATTTTCTGATTTTCCTGGCGATTTGTGTGGCCTGGGCTCTCAATACGATCGTCAGCAAGCTGGTCGTCGGAGACATGGCCGTGCCGCCGCTTTTTTACGCGGCGGCCAGGACATCGGTGGTTGGGGCGCTTCTGTACCGATACCTGTTCCCGATACCCGAACAGCTATGGCGGGTTTGCTTCGTGACGCTGCTGGTCGGGGGAGGGGGCTTTGCGCTCCTGTTCATCGGTTTGCAGACCGCTACGCCTTCGTCGGCAGCCGTCGTCATTTTGTGCCAGACGCCGCTCACCATCCTGTTCGCTGTGCTGCTCCTCGGCGAGCAGGTGGGCGTTCGACGGATTATCGGCATGATATTGACATTGGCTGGCGTTCTGGTGGTGCTGTTCGATCCGATGGGAATGCGTGGGTCGCTCGGCTTGATC
Encoded here:
- a CDS encoding acyl-CoA dehydrogenase family protein produces the protein MSIDLEIYRADAKAWLETKAMEFGHAARRGLSEEEDLTLGRRWQAEKFAAGYSAINWSKEHGGQGLGALEKLAFEQEEMKHSFPNDYFGVSLGMPVPIMLRYVKGDWARERATKALKGEEIWCQLFSEPAAGSDLAGLRTRADRDDAAGDWIINGQKLWTTWAQYADYGVIVARSDPTVAKHRGLTYFWVNMKSPGVTVRPVRLAEGRSEVNEVFFDDVRIADSQRLGSVGGGFGVAMETLMIERYQATDPAGFGPPIDLFVEEAKTIRIGGKSAIEDGRVRERIARTYAAQSALAAIHRRALLSLAAGMQPGPEGSVHKLVSVRTRQKLSEFAMDLKGVDGMRYDEDKTRKESWSKSWMTAPTGRIAGGADEMLLNTIAEKILGLPQDHRPDKGVAFNDFPR
- a CDS encoding acyl-CoA dehydrogenase family protein; this encodes MSILYDDAQQAIGGEAVRILADRTRSETLKALLETTGRYDMRFWETCKEQGWTAVGIPEVFGGIGLGLVELGLIAEAIGQVAGGAPFLGTGHGVAQAILRYGSDALKERWLPTLASGETIGAVAFAEGADMLPSEPALRLTHGRLVGAKPAVCAGAVAQVALVLASGKQGPVLALVELAGDGVTRNMVHTFDNSRCTADLHFDGVEASVLTGEGALLAARAVLELQAVVTAHEQVGGAEAMLGKARDYAMDRRAFGQLIGGFQSVKHRIAEGYVLVELARANAIHAAASEGEADFGRHAAAARLSATEAYDSVSRDATQVHGGIGVTWEADLHLHQRRARTLAIENGPALFWEDALVDYLVEEAA